One genomic window of Candidatus Nitrospira inopinata includes the following:
- the rpmB gene encoding 50S ribosomal protein L28: MAFQCELCQKKPRSGNNVSHANNKTRRVFNPNLQTVRAVIDGTHKRIRVCTRCLRSGLVKKAV; the protein is encoded by the coding sequence GTGGCCTTTCAATGTGAACTCTGCCAGAAAAAACCGCGGTCCGGAAACAATGTAAGTCATGCCAACAATAAAACCCGGCGCGTGTTCAATCCCAACCTCCAAACGGTTCGCGCCGTCATCGACGGCACCCACAAGCGGATTCGCGTCTGCACGCGCTGCCTGCGCTCAGGCCTGGTGAAAAAGGCGGTCTGA